The following coding sequences are from one Methanotorris formicicus Mc-S-70 window:
- a CDS encoding ABC transporter permease — translation MKKFIMRRLFLAIPTAIFVSLISFSLLYFSPGNPAEIVLEMKSPDGSPDNQMIKEYEKKLGLDKPFYELYLIWLSRVVRGDLGYSFQNGEPVLDEFMARFPYTVMIMIGATVVYFILGITMGILSALNKDGVIDNLVRAYASIKMAIPSFWLALLLIWIFSVKLKLVSAFGYNGLESLILPSLALGLGMAGSLARVLRTCILETLSSDYILTARAKGLREIVIMLRHVLKNAFLPVVTLIGMKTAYLLGGAVIVETIFGWPGMGSYFVEAINAKDFPIVSGFVFIFGILFVLVNLIVDVSYAMLDPRVRYDKGE, via the coding sequence ATGAAGAAATTTATAATGAGAAGATTGTTTTTGGCAATACCAACTGCAATATTTGTTTCTTTGATCTCATTTTCACTGTTGTATTTTTCTCCTGGAAATCCAGCGGAGATTGTTTTAGAAATGAAATCTCCAGATGGAAGTCCAGATAACCAGATGATTAAGGAGTATGAGAAAAAATTGGGTTTAGACAAGCCGTTTTATGAATTATATTTAATTTGGTTGAGTAGGGTAGTGAGGGGAGATTTAGGCTACTCTTTCCAGAATGGAGAACCAGTTTTGGATGAGTTTATGGCAAGGTTTCCATATACGGTTATGATTATGATAGGGGCTACTGTTGTTTATTTTATATTGGGGATTACGATGGGGATTTTATCTGCCTTAAATAAAGATGGAGTTATTGATAATTTAGTTAGGGCCTATGCATCAATAAAAATGGCAATACCAAGTTTTTGGTTGGCATTGTTGTTAATTTGGATATTTTCTGTTAAACTTAAACTTGTTAGTGCCTTTGGATACAATGGATTGGAAAGTTTAATATTGCCTTCTCTTGCCCTTGGCTTAGGAATGGCTGGTTCTTTGGCAAGGGTTTTGAGGACTTGCATCCTTGAAACGTTGAGTAGTGATTATATTTTAACTGCAAGGGCAAAGGGTCTTAGAGAGATTGTTATTATGTTAAGACATGTTTTAAAAAATGCATTTTTGCCTGTTGTTACTTTAATTGGAATGAAAACTGCCTATCTATTAGGAGGGGCTGTGATAGTTGAGACTATTTTTGGTTGGCCAGGGATGGGGAGTTATTTTGTTGAGGCAATAAATGCAAAAGATTTCCCAATTGTGTCTGGATTTGTGTTTATATTTGGAATTCTCTTTGTTCTGGTTAATTTGATTGTTGATGTTTCCTATGCAATGTTGGACCCAAGGGTAAGATATGATAAAGGTGAATAG
- a CDS encoding class I SAM-dependent methyltransferase gives MDIKNYIKSRWNQHAERYDKIPAHGVNSEKDKIAVKEALKEILKEKMRVLDIGCGTGFLSLILAELGCEVVAIDLSENMMEKAKEKAEKFGYNILFKVEDAENLSFEDETFDAVLERHVLWTLPNVERAIKKWTRVLKKRGKLILIESEKKGNTANHHYDEEIAKKLPFGNGVDLEKFEEIAKSCNLTFTTKKLDCEKINLMIICEKL, from the coding sequence ATGGATATTAAAAACTATATAAAATCAAGGTGGAATCAGCATGCAGAGAGATATGATAAGATTCCAGCACATGGTGTGAATTCTGAAAAGGATAAAATTGCTGTTAAAGAGGCATTAAAAGAGATTCTTAAGGAAAAAATGAGAGTTTTAGATATTGGATGCGGAACTGGCTTTTTGTCCTTAATTTTGGCAGAACTAGGTTGTGAAGTTGTTGCTATTGATTTATCAGAAAATATGATGGAGAAAGCAAAGGAGAAAGCAGAGAAATTTGGCTACAATATTTTGTTTAAGGTGGAAGATGCAGAGAACCTATCTTTTGAAGATGAGACTTTTGATGCCGTCTTAGAAAGACACGTTTTATGGACGCTTCCTAATGTAGAGAGGGCAATTAAAAAATGGACAAGAGTATTAAAAAAAAGAGGAAAACTGATATTGATTGAGAGTGAGAAGAAGGGAAATACTGCAAACCACCACTATGATGAAGAGATTGCAAAAAAACTTCCGTTTGGAAATGGTGTTGATTTGGAGAAATTTGAAGAGATTGCTAAAAGCTGTAATTTAACATTCACAACAAAAAAGTTGGATTGTGAGAAGATAAATCTGATGATTATTTGTGAAAAATTATAA
- a CDS encoding nitrogenase component 1, translated as MQYKQQKIRICSNFPLHRQSGIPGKVCGALRIANQIKGCIPILHSPVGCAFQRKINTFAPYEITYNLPCTDLTEVDTVYGGHEKLIEKILEVDKKYKPELIMIISTCAPDLIGEDYEITLDEVREKVNAKIIYDTGHAKRAPVGMQSAMYSLATQVMEVGEKIEKSLNIFKLSYHRTDLVDEFVDILKEMGAYVNGIYFNNNTVEEIRNIPRAELNLVDYPADWVLYAEKRFGMKYLTPPRLKVEDSLTTLNGFAKYLYAIADALNLDADVVEKRKKMAEEELEKYKQKLKGKKIASGFSVHGGAMQTLIEDIGMECPILILKTRRMSLSMKDEVIKHISNAMTRFIEKHQGYAPEILINPTTEEEIRAMKEHGIELCVGGMENNMFEYLRNGIRLFDMRRMMQISKVGFGNAINIARETYKILFKKPKSSLLLGNLNYSEKNPSLTTYWADIVDVFQTCWYCEYR; from the coding sequence ATGCAATACAAACAACAGAAGATAAGGATTTGTTCAAATTTTCCATTGCATAGGCAGAGTGGTATTCCTGGAAAGGTCTGTGGAGCTTTAAGGATAGCAAATCAAATAAAAGGATGCATTCCTATCCTTCACTCCCCAGTTGGTTGTGCATTCCAAAGGAAGATAAATACCTTCGCCCCTTATGAGATAACCTATAACTTACCTTGCACAGATTTAACTGAGGTTGATACTGTCTATGGAGGACATGAGAAATTGATTGAGAAGATTTTAGAGGTTGATAAAAAATACAAACCAGAACTTATAATGATTATCTCTACCTGTGCCCCAGATTTGATTGGAGAGGATTATGAGATTACTTTGGACGAGGTTAGGGAAAAAGTAAATGCAAAAATCATCTATGACACTGGGCATGCAAAGAGAGCCCCAGTAGGAATGCAGAGTGCTATGTATTCCTTAGCAACTCAGGTTATGGAAGTGGGGGAGAAGATTGAGAAGAGTTTGAATATCTTTAAACTCTCATATCATAGAACTGACTTGGTTGATGAATTTGTTGATATTTTGAAGGAGATGGGTGCTTATGTTAATGGCATCTATTTCAACAACAATACGGTTGAAGAAATAAGAAATATCCCAAGAGCAGAACTCAATTTGGTTGATTATCCTGCTGACTGGGTTTTGTATGCAGAGAAGAGGTTTGGAATGAAATATCTCACACCCCCAAGGTTAAAAGTAGAGGATTCCCTAACAACATTAAATGGCTTTGCTAAGTATTTGTATGCTATTGCCGATGCTTTGAATTTAGATGCAGATGTTGTTGAGAAGAGAAAGAAAATGGCGGAGGAGGAACTTGAAAAATATAAGCAGAAATTGAAGGGCAAGAAAATAGCAAGTGGATTTTCAGTGCATGGAGGGGCTATGCAGACGTTGATTGAGGATATTGGAATGGAATGCCCAATTTTAATATTAAAAACAAGAAGGATGAGTTTGTCAATGAAAGATGAGGTTATTAAGCATATTTCAAATGCTATGACAAGATTTATTGAAAAACATCAGGGATATGCCCCAGAAATCCTTATAAATCCAACAACAGAGGAAGAGATAAGGGCAATGAAAGAACATGGCATAGAGTTGTGTGTTGGAGGGATGGAAAATAACATGTTCGAGTATTTGAGGAATGGGATTAGATTGTTCGATATGAGGAGGATGATGCAAATTTCAAAGGTTGGATTTGGAAATGCCATAAATATTGCAAGGGAGACATATAAGATATTGTTTAAAAAACCAAAATCATCATTGTTGTTAGGTAATCTCAACTATTCTGAAAAGAATCCAAGTTTAACAACTTATTGGGCAGATATTGTTGATGTGTTCCAAACATGCTGGTATTGTGAATATAGATAA
- a CDS encoding nitrogenase component 1, with protein sequence MEPMQGCRMIGAVRAFIGIEDGYIVLHSPPGCHSGVMMLEVLQDNSDWRIAVSGMHQRDLIYGAEDKCLLAIKKVYENFKPSFIVSMDCCSSGILGEDLESVVENAKKEINTEVIYFSGAGYHSLAYYGYEEALEGLIKFMEQKEIIKNSINLIGIKIDDFKVKEDIEEIKRICNNAGIGINAILTYDTFENIKNAPNAELNVVFGDGIKLAEEMKKKFGIPYVIVDYPYGLNGTLEFLNAMDEFFDVNFDFVEKEKEKINKIVEKVQFYLKGFYGMSCAVVGDYKAIGFAKFLSDEIGFDIDTLGISKFYNMENKLKEIKDFVENVVIDDRKELEDKIMKNDIEVLFGSTYEKKIAQEKGIPLIRFSYPVVDEVSLINSPLAGFNGIPTIIERMINEIIKA encoded by the coding sequence ATGGAGCCGATGCAGGGTTGTAGAATGATAGGAGCGGTTAGAGCATTTATTGGTATTGAAGATGGCTATATAGTTCTCCACTCTCCTCCTGGATGCCATTCTGGAGTTATGATGCTTGAGGTTTTGCAAGATAATAGCGATTGGAGAATAGCAGTTTCTGGAATGCATCAGAGGGATTTGATTTATGGTGCTGAAGATAAATGCCTTTTGGCAATAAAGAAGGTTTATGAAAACTTTAAGCCATCCTTTATTGTATCTATGGATTGCTGTTCATCTGGAATTTTGGGAGAGGATTTGGAGAGTGTTGTTGAAAATGCAAAAAAGGAGATTAATACTGAGGTTATTTATTTTAGCGGAGCAGGTTATCATAGTTTGGCCTATTATGGCTATGAGGAGGCATTGGAGGGATTAATCAAATTCATGGAGCAAAAGGAAATTATTAAGAATTCAATAAATCTCATTGGGATAAAGATAGATGATTTTAAGGTAAAGGAGGATATTGAGGAAATTAAAAGGATTTGTAACAACGCAGGTATTGGGATAAATGCTATCCTAACCTACGATACCTTTGAAAATATAAAAAATGCCCCAAATGCTGAGTTGAATGTTGTTTTTGGAGATGGGATTAAATTGGCTGAAGAGATGAAAAAGAAATTTGGAATCCCTTATGTTATTGTTGATTATCCTTACGGTTTAAATGGAACATTGGAGTTTTTAAACGCTATGGATGAGTTTTTCGATGTAAATTTTGATTTTGTTGAGAAGGAGAAAGAGAAGATAAATAAAATTGTTGAAAAAGTCCAATTTTACTTAAAAGGGTTTTATGGAATGAGTTGTGCAGTTGTTGGAGATTATAAAGCAATAGGATTTGCTAAATTTTTATCAGATGAGATTGGATTCGATATTGATACATTAGGCATTTCAAAATTCTACAACATGGAAAATAAACTAAAAGAAATTAAGGATTTTGTTGAAAATGTTGTTATTGATGATAGGAAAGAATTGGAAGATAAAATCATGAAAAATGATATTGAAGTTCTCTTTGGCTCAACATATGAGAAAAAAATAGCCCAAGAGAAGGGAATTCCATTAATAAGGTTTTCCTATCCAGTAGTTGATGAAGTATCTTTAATAAATTCTCCACTCGCTGGCTTTAATGGGATTCCAACGATTATTGAGCGAATGATAAATGAAATTATTAAAGCATAG
- a CDS encoding ABC transporter permease has translation MEAKRKIVLCSLGIGIVFVISLFSPHIFKDVNEINFKEKLQPPSLKHPFGTDNFGRDLLERTLCGLRISLILAVCIEIISLTIGISIGLIAGYYGGIVDEIISRVIDTLMAFPNIIFALTLIAILGQGMVTLILALSLLGWIGYARIIRSEVLSIKENEYVLLSKAVGGSDFYIMIKHILPNAIMPLIPLATLMIGHSVLSIAGLSFLGLGVQPPTPELGLMLKESMTYMDIAPWLMIFPGLVLSVCVLLFNTLGDALRDLFDPRKREMW, from the coding sequence ATGGAAGCAAAGAGAAAGATTGTTTTATGCTCATTGGGGATTGGGATAGTATTTGTTATTTCTCTATTCTCCCCCCATATATTCAAAGATGTGAATGAGATAAATTTTAAAGAAAAACTCCAACCACCAAGTTTAAAACATCCGTTTGGAACTGACAACTTTGGCAGGGATTTATTGGAGAGAACTTTGTGTGGATTGAGAATTTCCTTAATTTTGGCAGTTTGCATTGAGATAATTTCCTTAACTATTGGAATTTCGATTGGATTGATAGCAGGATATTATGGAGGGATTGTTGATGAGATAATAAGTAGGGTTATAGATACTTTAATGGCATTTCCAAATATTATCTTTGCCTTAACATTAATTGCCATTTTAGGACAGGGGATGGTTACTTTAATCTTAGCACTTTCACTCCTTGGATGGATTGGCTATGCAAGGATTATTAGGAGTGAGGTTTTATCAATAAAAGAGAATGAGTATGTTTTATTATCAAAGGCAGTTGGAGGAAGCGATTTCTATATAATGATAAAGCACATCCTTCCAAATGCAATAATGCCTTTAATCCCTCTTGCTACTTTAATGATTGGGCATTCAGTCCTTTCTATTGCTGGATTAAGCTTTCTCGGCTTGGGAGTTCAGCCACCAACACCAGAACTTGGTTTAATGCTTAAAGAATCAATGACCTATATGGATATTGCTCCTTGGTTGATGATTTTTCCAGGATTAGTTTTATCAGTTTGTGTTTTGCTCTTTAATACTCTTGGAGATGCTTTAAGAGATTTATTTGACCCAAGAAAAAGAGAGATGTGGTGA